From Silurus meridionalis isolate SWU-2019-XX chromosome 14, ASM1480568v1, whole genome shotgun sequence, a single genomic window includes:
- the gaa gene encoding lysosomal alpha-glucosidase isoform X2, giving the protein MDLYRLPHSTYVFLTLALSCILISRLYFHQTPTVRVASLQKTRDLSQNDTKNFSDSIHANEFPNPSTGCALPEEKRFDCARDRTVSQAECEKRGCCYLPLTQTEYNGPPWCFYPASYPGYRMGPLSPTPKGQSATLSRATPSYLPRDISTLQLDVMNEEAGRLHLILKDPSSARYEVPYVKVPSSKRTNTEGFLYDVDFQSDPFGFVVRRRSNGQVLLNTSVAPLLFADQYLQFSTSLASKYISGFGEHYTHLTLDLNWTSVTLWNRDMAPHSDVNLYGSHPFCLVQEGNGQAHGIFLLNSNAMEVALQPMPALTWVTIGGILDIYIFLGPDPQSVVRQYHEVIGYPMMPPYWSLGFHLCRWGYNSTNVTRAVVQKMQEASFPLDVQWNDLDYADKKRVFTFDPQRFGDLPEMVQELHEQGLKYVLILDPGISSTSPPGSYKPFDDGQQREVFIKNLTGQTLIGKVWPGPTAFPDFTNSDAVSWWEECIRDFHANVSFDGLWIDMNEPASFVHGSVHGCPYTDLENPPYTPDVIGGQLNSGTLCMSSQQALSSHYNLHNLYGLTEAFATYSALLKVRGSRPFVLSRSSFPGLGRFSGHWTGDVRSDWEQLRYSIPAVLLFGLYGIPLVGADVCGFEGDTNEELCVRWTQLGAFYPFMRNHNDRNNIPQEPYVFGQRAQLAMNNALVIRYTLLPFLYTLFHHAHTSASTVARPLFFEFPSDPNCVTIDRQFLWGSSLLISPVLEPGVVDLAAYLPPELWGNLTTARDSICSFQLH; this is encoded by the exons ATGGATCTGTATAGACTTCCACATTCAACTTATGTCTTTTTAACTCTGGCACTATCATGCATATTAATCAGCCGGTTATATTTTCACCAAACACCCACTGTAAGAGTGGCATCATTGCAGAAGACCAGAGATCTCTCCCAGAACGATACCAAAAACTTTTCAGATAGCATTCATGCAAATGAATTTCCGAACCCCTCCACCGGCTGCGCTCTTCCAGAGGAAAAGCGGTTTGATTGTGCCCGTGATCGAACTGTCAGTCAGGCGGAGTGTGAGAAACGAGGCTGCTGCTACTTGCCCCTAACCCAGACTGAGTATAATGGGCCACCATGGTGCTTCTACCCTGCATCATATCCAGGCTACAGAATGGGGCCGCTTTCTCCTACACCTAAGGGTCAATCAGCCACCCTTTCTCGTGCCACTCCTTCTTACCTGCCCCGAGATATCTCCACTCTGCAGCTGGATGTGATGAATGAGGAAGCAGGCCGCTTACATCTAATT CTAAAGGATCCCTCTTCAGCTCGATATGAAGTTCCCTATGTCAAAGTGCCATCTAGTAAACGTACAAACACGGAAGGCTTCCTCTACGACGTGGACTTTCAGTCAGACCCATTTGGATTTGTGGTCCGTCGCAGATCCAATGGCCAAGTGCT ACTAAACACCAGTGTAGCACCGCTCCTGTTTGCAGACCAATACCTGCAGTTCTCCACCTCTCTGGCATCTAAATACATCTCTGGATTTGGtgaacactacacacacctgacactgGATCTTAACTGGACCTCTGTCACTCTGTGGAACAGAGATATGGCACCACAT AGCGATGTCAACCTTTACGGCTCCCATCCATTCTGCTTGGTTCAAGAGGGCAATGGTCAGGCTCATGGGATCTTCCTTCTTAACAGTAATGCCATGG aggTAGCACTGCAGCCCATGCCAGCGCTGACCTGGGTGACCATCGGTGGAATTTTGGACATCTACATCTTCTTAGGCCCTGATCCACAGAGTGTTGTCCGGCAGTACCATGAGGTTATTG GTTATCCCATGATGCCACCTTATTGGTCTTTGGGGTTCCACCTGTGTCGATGGGGCTACAATTCCACCAATGTGACCAGAGCTGTGGTGCAAAAGATGCAGGAAGCCTCCTTTCCTCTC GACGTGCAGTGGAACGATCTCGATTATGCTGACAAGAAGCGAGTTTTCACCTTTGACCCGCAGAGGTTTGGAGACTTGCCAGAGATGGTGCAAGAGCTCCATGAGCAGGGACTGAAGTATGTGCTTATTTTG gATCCAGGTATCAGTAGTACGAGTCCTCCAGGTTCATACAAACCTTTCGATGATGGACAGCAGCGAGAAGTTTTTATCAAAAACCTGACAGGACAAACACTTATTGGCAAG GTCTGGCCTGGACCAACAGCATTCCCAGACTTTACTAATTCAGATGCAGTGAGCTGGTGGGAAGAGTGCATCAGGGACTTCCATGCCAATGTGTCGTTTGATGGCCTCTGGATA GATATGAATGAACCTGCTAGTTTTGTTCACGGCTCGGTGCATGGATGCCCGTACACAGACTTAGAGAATCCACCCTATACTCCAG ATGTTATAGGAGGTCAGTTAAACTCAGGCACCCTGTGTATGTCCAGCCAACAAGCACTGTCTTCTCATTACAACCTACACAACCTGTACGGGCTGACTGAGGCTTTTGCCACCTATAG tgcGTTGCTGAAAGTGCGAGGCTCTCGACCGTTTGTGTTGTCCCGCTCGTCTTTCCCGGGACTTGGCCGTTTCTCTGGTCACTGGACAGGAGATGTTCGGAGTGACTGGGAGCAACTGAGATACTCTATCCCTG ctgtgCTGCTGTTCGGGCTGTATGGAATTCCTCTGGTCGGGGCAGATGTGTGTGGATTTGAAGGTGACACTAATGAAGAGCTGTGTGTGCGCTGGACTCAGCTGGGTGCCTTCTATCCATTTATGAGGAACCACAATGACAGAAATAACATT cCCCAAGAACCGTACGTATTTGGACAGCGGGCCCAGTTAGCCATGAACAATGCGTTGGTGATCAGATACACTCTTCTGCCCTTCCTGTACACACTTTTCCACCATGCACACACCTCAGCCAGCACCGTAGCAAGACCTCTCTTTTTTGA GTTCCCATCTGATCCAAATTGTGTGACGATAGATAGACAGTTCCTGTGGGGGAGTTCTCTGCTCATCAGTCCAGTCCTAGAACCGGGCGTTGTGGATTTAGCAGCTTATCTCCCCCCTGAATTGTG GGGAAACCTTACAACAGCAAGGGACAGTATCTGCTCCTTCCAGCTCCACTAG
- the gaa gene encoding lysosomal alpha-glucosidase isoform X1: protein MDLYRLPHSTYVFLTLALSCILISRLYFHQTPTVRVASLQKTRDLSQNDTKNFSDSIHANEFPNPSTGCALPEEKRFDCARDRTVSQAECEKRGCCYLPLTQTEYNGPPWCFYPASYPGYRMGPLSPTPKGQSATLSRATPSYLPRDISTLQLDVMNEEAGRLHLILKDPSSARYEVPYVKVPSSKRTNTEGFLYDVDFQSDPFGFVVRRRSNGQVLLNTSVAPLLFADQYLQFSTSLASKYISGFGEHYTHLTLDLNWTSVTLWNRDMAPHSDVNLYGSHPFCLVQEGNGQAHGIFLLNSNAMEVALQPMPALTWVTIGGILDIYIFLGPDPQSVVRQYHEVIGYPMMPPYWSLGFHLCRWGYNSTNVTRAVVQKMQEASFPLDVQWNDLDYADKKRVFTFDPQRFGDLPEMVQELHEQGLKYVLILDPGISSTSPPGSYKPFDDGQQREVFIKNLTGQTLIGKVWPGPTAFPDFTNSDAVSWWEECIRDFHANVSFDGLWIDMNEPASFVHGSVHGCPYTDLENPPYTPDVIGGQLNSGTLCMSSQQALSSHYNLHNLYGLTEAFATYSALLKVRGSRPFVLSRSSFPGLGRFSGHWTGDVRSDWEQLRYSIPAVLLFGLYGIPLVGADVCGFEGDTNEELCVRWTQLGAFYPFMRNHNDRNNIPQEPYVFGQRAQLAMNNALVIRYTLLPFLYTLFHHAHTSASTVARPLFFEFPSDPNCVTIDRQFLWGSSLLISPVLEPGVVDLAAYLPPELWYSVYDGKPYNSKGQYLLLPAPLDIINVHVRAGNIIPLQMAALTTTASRRNPMVLIVALSSQGWAKGDLFWDDGDSLDTFEHGDYSYVIFTAGQSQLVGEPIKLNGALDGLTVAEIRVFGVATPPTGVWANGERVYNFSYETDNKVLTVISLSLPISETFTVQWS from the exons ATGGATCTGTATAGACTTCCACATTCAACTTATGTCTTTTTAACTCTGGCACTATCATGCATATTAATCAGCCGGTTATATTTTCACCAAACACCCACTGTAAGAGTGGCATCATTGCAGAAGACCAGAGATCTCTCCCAGAACGATACCAAAAACTTTTCAGATAGCATTCATGCAAATGAATTTCCGAACCCCTCCACCGGCTGCGCTCTTCCAGAGGAAAAGCGGTTTGATTGTGCCCGTGATCGAACTGTCAGTCAGGCGGAGTGTGAGAAACGAGGCTGCTGCTACTTGCCCCTAACCCAGACTGAGTATAATGGGCCACCATGGTGCTTCTACCCTGCATCATATCCAGGCTACAGAATGGGGCCGCTTTCTCCTACACCTAAGGGTCAATCAGCCACCCTTTCTCGTGCCACTCCTTCTTACCTGCCCCGAGATATCTCCACTCTGCAGCTGGATGTGATGAATGAGGAAGCAGGCCGCTTACATCTAATT CTAAAGGATCCCTCTTCAGCTCGATATGAAGTTCCCTATGTCAAAGTGCCATCTAGTAAACGTACAAACACGGAAGGCTTCCTCTACGACGTGGACTTTCAGTCAGACCCATTTGGATTTGTGGTCCGTCGCAGATCCAATGGCCAAGTGCT ACTAAACACCAGTGTAGCACCGCTCCTGTTTGCAGACCAATACCTGCAGTTCTCCACCTCTCTGGCATCTAAATACATCTCTGGATTTGGtgaacactacacacacctgacactgGATCTTAACTGGACCTCTGTCACTCTGTGGAACAGAGATATGGCACCACAT AGCGATGTCAACCTTTACGGCTCCCATCCATTCTGCTTGGTTCAAGAGGGCAATGGTCAGGCTCATGGGATCTTCCTTCTTAACAGTAATGCCATGG aggTAGCACTGCAGCCCATGCCAGCGCTGACCTGGGTGACCATCGGTGGAATTTTGGACATCTACATCTTCTTAGGCCCTGATCCACAGAGTGTTGTCCGGCAGTACCATGAGGTTATTG GTTATCCCATGATGCCACCTTATTGGTCTTTGGGGTTCCACCTGTGTCGATGGGGCTACAATTCCACCAATGTGACCAGAGCTGTGGTGCAAAAGATGCAGGAAGCCTCCTTTCCTCTC GACGTGCAGTGGAACGATCTCGATTATGCTGACAAGAAGCGAGTTTTCACCTTTGACCCGCAGAGGTTTGGAGACTTGCCAGAGATGGTGCAAGAGCTCCATGAGCAGGGACTGAAGTATGTGCTTATTTTG gATCCAGGTATCAGTAGTACGAGTCCTCCAGGTTCATACAAACCTTTCGATGATGGACAGCAGCGAGAAGTTTTTATCAAAAACCTGACAGGACAAACACTTATTGGCAAG GTCTGGCCTGGACCAACAGCATTCCCAGACTTTACTAATTCAGATGCAGTGAGCTGGTGGGAAGAGTGCATCAGGGACTTCCATGCCAATGTGTCGTTTGATGGCCTCTGGATA GATATGAATGAACCTGCTAGTTTTGTTCACGGCTCGGTGCATGGATGCCCGTACACAGACTTAGAGAATCCACCCTATACTCCAG ATGTTATAGGAGGTCAGTTAAACTCAGGCACCCTGTGTATGTCCAGCCAACAAGCACTGTCTTCTCATTACAACCTACACAACCTGTACGGGCTGACTGAGGCTTTTGCCACCTATAG tgcGTTGCTGAAAGTGCGAGGCTCTCGACCGTTTGTGTTGTCCCGCTCGTCTTTCCCGGGACTTGGCCGTTTCTCTGGTCACTGGACAGGAGATGTTCGGAGTGACTGGGAGCAACTGAGATACTCTATCCCTG ctgtgCTGCTGTTCGGGCTGTATGGAATTCCTCTGGTCGGGGCAGATGTGTGTGGATTTGAAGGTGACACTAATGAAGAGCTGTGTGTGCGCTGGACTCAGCTGGGTGCCTTCTATCCATTTATGAGGAACCACAATGACAGAAATAACATT cCCCAAGAACCGTACGTATTTGGACAGCGGGCCCAGTTAGCCATGAACAATGCGTTGGTGATCAGATACACTCTTCTGCCCTTCCTGTACACACTTTTCCACCATGCACACACCTCAGCCAGCACCGTAGCAAGACCTCTCTTTTTTGA GTTCCCATCTGATCCAAATTGTGTGACGATAGATAGACAGTTCCTGTGGGGGAGTTCTCTGCTCATCAGTCCAGTCCTAGAACCGGGCGTTGTGGATTTAGCAGCTTATCTCCCCCCTGAATTGTGGTACAGTGTTTACGAT GGGAAACCTTACAACAGCAAGGGACAGTATCTGCTCCTTCCAGCTCCACTAGATATTATTAATGTCCACGTGAGAGCAGGCAATATTATTCCACTGCAG ATGGCTGCACTGACGACCACAGCCTCACGCAGAAACCCCATGGTCCTGATAGTGGCACTCAGCTCACAGGGTTGGGCCAAAGGGGACTTGTTCTGGGATGATGGGGACAGCCTAGATACATTTGAGCATGGAGATTATTCATACGTTATCTTCACGGCAGGACAG TCACAGCTGGTGGGTGAGCCAATAAAACTGAATGGAGCGCTGGATGGTTTAACTGTGGCAGAGATACGTGTGTTTGGTGTTGCAACGCCACCTACAGGAGTGTGGGCTAATGGGGAACGAGTGTACAATTTCTCTTACGAGACTGACAACAAG gttcttACCGTGATTAGTTTGTCCCTGCCGATCTCAGAGACGTTCACAGTGCAGTGGAGTTGA